GGAGAGGTTGTTCCGATTGGTGACAGTCAGGCGGTCGCTGCCGCGCTTATTCGTTTACTAACCGATCAGCAGTACTGTGCACATCAGAGTGCTCAGGCCACAGCCCTTGGCCAGCGCTTGCGCTGGTCCCAGGTGGTAGCGCCGTTGTGGCGTATGGTATCATCTCCTATAAGGAAGACTGAATGCAGCACAACCGAGAAACGGCAATCAACCATGGATAATCTGCAAACCATTCTGCAAGAGCGCAATGCATTAATCCACGAACTGGAAAAGTACTGGCAGGTCGCTCCAGATTCTTCCCAACCAGGCTCAATGCTCGGGCGCGTAAAGCAATGGCTGCAACGACGAATAACTGGTTCACTACACGCCGACCTGTGTCGAATTGCGGATCAGCAACGGGCGTTTAATGCAGCATTGATCAATCTGGTATATCGTTTATCCAGTGCTTTCGATGAACAGGCGCGACGAACGGAAGAGCAACTGCATACGCTCCGCTATGAGACAACGCTCTATCAGCAGCATGTAGCAAATCATCTGGCGTCGCTCACCCAACAACTTGCCGAGATGAAGCCGTTGCTGGAAGTAGTCAGACAGGAGCAGATTACACTCAATACTGAATTACAAAAAGCTCGCGACACATTACCACCACTCCATCAACACATTATTGATCTCGAAACACGTATCCTTGATTTGGATGAAGTGCTCTCACAAGTGGCACAGCGATTAAGCGATCTATCTCTCTCTTTATCAAAATGAAAGCAAGCGTTGTTATTCCATTGTTGCAGGGTGGGTTATACATTCGCGACTGCCTGCAATCATTGCAACAACAGTCAGAACAACCGGCCATTATTGTCGTGAATAATGGTAGTAGTGATGATGGGCCAGACATTGTTCGTCGCGAGTTTCCTGATGTAACACTCCTGGATTTTGCCCGACCACTCGGCTTTGCCGGTGCAGTCAATGCAGGTATACAGGCCGCTTTAACCACAGTCGAACCTCCCGATGTAGTGATTGCGCTAAACCAGGACACAGTGGTTGATCCCGGTTGGCTGGCTGCAATAATGTCGGCGTTCGTCGACCCGGCGGTTGGCCTTGCAGGCTGTCTGGCCCGTTTTCCTGATGGTCAGATTCAGCATGCCGGCGGCACCCTGATCGAGCCACTCTGGTATGGACGGAATCGCCACTCGATTGACGATCCCGCGCCGATACACTATCTGGCTGCGCTGGCCCTGGGTATGCGCGTGACAATGCTCGATCAGATTGGATTATTTGATGAAGGATTCTTTCCGGCTTACTACGAAGATGTGGACCTCTGCCTGCGTGCGCTGGCGCAGGGCTGGCGTATCGAACTGGTACCCGCAGCAACGCTGATACATCATGAGGGCGCATTGCAGCAGACATCACCCAGACATACCTATATGCTTGAGCGCCAGCGCTGGCGCCTGCTCTTGAAGCATCGTTCCATCGCCGAACTACACGAGATTGTCTTTCCAGCCGAGCATGCCTTGTTGCAAGAGCGTGCTGCCGCAGGGATCAGTGACAGTCTGCGCGCCGCCTATTTGCAAGCGATTCTTGCCTTGCCTGAGATTGGTCGGCAGCGTGGCTGGACAGCCGAGGAGATCAGTGTCATCCGTGGTCGATTAATTGAATTGCGCTCTGAAGCGATTGCCCGCGAACGTACCAGCCGCATTACCGGCTTACAACAGGCATTGCATTCGCATGTGTTGCCGTATGCATCGGCACCTGCTGGTACCGATGAACGTGTGATGGCAGAAATTGTTGGATTATCACCTGCTACATTGCCGGATGGTGCAGAAGCGCCTTCCCGTGGTGAGCATCCGGCGACAATAGCAACGGACAACAAACAGGGTACAGATGACACAGGGGTATCTGCCGTCACCGATCTCCCCCAGCAATCCACCAATCCGAGGCGACCTCCCTTCCAGCCCGGTACACGTCCGCCGGTTGCTATCGTGATACTCACATGGAATGGGTTGGCGCTCACTCAACGGTGTCTTACCAGCCTGCGTGCAAACACCCGTGATGTAGCGTATCGGTTCATTGTTGTTGACAACGGGAGTACCGACGGTACCGTGGAGTGGCTTCGTGATCAACCCGATGTTACGCTGATTGCCAATAGCGAAAATCGAGGTTTCGCGGCAGGCGTGAATCAGGGCATTGCCGCAGCCCCTCCAGATCACGATGTGCTCCTCCTCAACAACGACACCGAAATCATTGAGGAGGCATGGCTGGCCCACTTGCGTGATGTGGCAAACAATCATCCCGACTATGGGATTGTCGGTTGTTTGCTCCTCTTCCCAAATGGCCTCTTACAACACGCCGGCACCTATATGCCGCAACATAACTTCTGGGGCTATCAGATCGGTGGTGGTGAACCGTTTATCGGCCAGTATCCCGGCATCCGCGAGGTTGAAGGGGTCACCGGTGCGTGCATGTACATTCGGCGTGATGTGATTGCCACCATTGGCGGTCTGGACGAAACCTACTTCTCGTATTACGAAGACACCGACTATTGCCTGCGTGCAATGCAGGCCGGATTCAAAGTTGTTTGCACCGGCGGAGCCAGGGTCGTCCACCACGAAAATTCGAGTACAAAACTTAACAACGCCGACTGGTGGCGTATGTTCAGTCATGGACAACGGGTTTTCCTGTCGAAATGGCGTGATTACTAC
This genomic window from Chloroflexus aurantiacus J-10-fl contains:
- a CDS encoding glycosyltransferase, which translates into the protein MKASVVIPLLQGGLYIRDCLQSLQQQSEQPAIIVVNNGSSDDGPDIVRREFPDVTLLDFARPLGFAGAVNAGIQAALTTVEPPDVVIALNQDTVVDPGWLAAIMSAFVDPAVGLAGCLARFPDGQIQHAGGTLIEPLWYGRNRHSIDDPAPIHYLAALALGMRVTMLDQIGLFDEGFFPAYYEDVDLCLRALAQGWRIELVPAATLIHHEGALQQTSPRHTYMLERQRWRLLLKHRSIAELHEIVFPAEHALLQERAAAGISDSLRAAYLQAILALPEIGRQRGWTAEEISVIRGRLIELRSEAIARERTSRITGLQQALHSHVLPYASAPAGTDERVMAEIVGLSPATLPDGAEAPSRGEHPATIATDNKQGTDDTGVSAVTDLPQQSTNPRRPPFQPGTRPPVAIVILTWNGLALTQRCLTSLRANTRDVAYRFIVVDNGSTDGTVEWLRDQPDVTLIANSENRGFAAGVNQGIAAAPPDHDVLLLNNDTEIIEEAWLAHLRDVANNHPDYGIVGCLLLFPNGLLQHAGTYMPQHNFWGYQIGGGEPFIGQYPGIREVEGVTGACMYIRRDVIATIGGLDETYFSYYEDTDYCLRAMQAGFKVVCTGGARVVHHENSSTKLNNADWWRMFSHGQRVFLSKWRDYYRQRYRYGLVWHSLIAHATGYATSSREFVRELDRRGVDIRLACIFGTDYTEPPTRDPRLDQLRQRPKDTSLPQVVYSQGDAFIKNSGRYRIGFTMLESDALPADWVHQANQMDEVWVPSHFTRDVFVQSGVRRPIHIIPLGFNPNYFHPGIQGHKPTDSFVFLSVFEWIERKAPETLLRAYVSEFKRSDDVVLVLKIFNHDPRFDVHQRIHEIVNRPDAPRVVVILNQEIAEHQMGSFYRSADCFVLPTRGEGWGMPILEAMACGLPVIATDWGAQRDFFNDRLGYPLRVRQLIPAVARSPYYAGSRWADPDIDHLRYLMRYVYEHPAEAREKGAQAAVEVQQCWTWEKAVDRIIERLADITHS